The following proteins are encoded in a genomic region of Maribacter hydrothermalis:
- a CDS encoding NADPH-dependent FMN reductase — MSYVLAFAGSNSSVSINYKLTKYTTTLLNNTEVHVRDMARYPFPMYSEDAEKENGFSNSLIEFKNEISNATGLIISVNEHNSYPSAYFKNVIDWLSRLDKQFLIDKKILLMATSNGGRGGAGALEAAENMLTRFKGEVVETFSLPKYSENFDEQKGIINTELAKIHSEKVSAFLKAIS; from the coding sequence ATGAGTTATGTTTTAGCATTTGCCGGTAGTAATTCTTCGGTTTCTATCAATTATAAATTAACGAAGTATACAACTACGTTGTTAAATAACACTGAGGTTCATGTACGTGATATGGCAAGGTATCCTTTTCCTATGTACAGTGAAGATGCAGAAAAGGAAAACGGTTTCTCAAATTCACTTATAGAGTTTAAGAATGAAATTAGTAACGCAACGGGCTTAATTATTTCTGTAAATGAGCACAACAGTTACCCATCGGCCTATTTTAAAAATGTTATTGATTGGCTTTCAAGACTTGATAAGCAGTTTCTGATTGACAAGAAAATTCTATTAATGGCAACTTCAAATGGTGGACGTGGTGGTGCTGGTGCTTTAGAAGCCGCAGAGAATATGCTAACAAGATTCAAAGGTGAAGTGGTAGAGACCTTTTCCTTACCTAAGTACAGTGAAAATTTCGATGAGCAAAAAGGAATAATAAATACTGAATTAGCAAAAATTCACTCAGAAAAAGTTAGTGCTTTTTTAAAGGCAATTTCATAA
- the tilS gene encoding tRNA lysidine(34) synthetase TilS, translating to MLKAFKQHIEKSFPELLNNHFIIACSGGLDSVVLSTLCQQAGLQFSIAHCNFRLRGVESDGDELFVQEFAKNLNKTIYLTHFDTLGYVNQHKVSVQMGARELRYTWFEQLLKENSIAYLLTAHHANDNLETFIINLSRGTGIEGLTGIPSKINYLRRPLLPFTRQELEDFAQSLDLNWREDASNADTKYLRNKIRLEIVPNLNELHSTFFDNFKNTIAYLSQTEQIASAYLQKLKKDIFIEKEGRITISIQNLKELKPLNTYLHGLFGAYGFKELDNLEALLTGMSGKQLLSATHILVKNRDSLVLSELIKNDENDSSFLITEEMVTIEFPLPLKFSTVTERSDNTEKVIFVQKNTLKYPLEIRKWKNGDYFYPIGLNRKKKLSKFFKDEKVDVLAKEEKWLLCSNEQIVWVVGMRADHRFRVVDTEHEILKIEFK from the coding sequence GTGTTAAAAGCATTTAAACAACATATTGAAAAATCTTTTCCCGAGCTTTTAAATAATCATTTCATAATTGCATGTAGTGGTGGTTTAGATAGTGTGGTTCTTTCTACACTTTGCCAGCAAGCGGGACTTCAATTCTCTATAGCCCATTGTAATTTTAGATTAAGAGGTGTGGAAAGTGATGGTGATGAACTCTTTGTTCAAGAATTTGCTAAAAACTTAAATAAAACTATTTACCTGACCCATTTTGATACCTTGGGTTATGTTAATCAACATAAAGTTTCTGTGCAAATGGGTGCTCGTGAATTGCGCTATACCTGGTTTGAACAATTGTTGAAAGAAAATAGTATTGCTTATTTACTAACGGCACACCATGCTAATGATAATTTAGAGACTTTTATAATTAACCTTTCTAGAGGTACCGGTATTGAAGGACTTACAGGAATTCCCTCGAAAATAAATTACCTAAGAAGACCACTTTTACCTTTTACCAGACAGGAATTAGAAGATTTTGCACAGTCTTTAGATTTAAATTGGCGTGAAGACGCTAGTAACGCTGATACTAAATATTTACGAAATAAAATTCGGTTAGAAATTGTTCCGAACCTTAACGAGTTGCATTCTACTTTTTTTGATAATTTTAAAAACACTATAGCTTATTTAAGCCAGACTGAGCAAATTGCATCGGCATATCTTCAGAAATTAAAGAAAGATATTTTTATTGAAAAAGAGGGGAGAATTACAATTTCCATACAAAATCTAAAAGAACTTAAACCATTAAACACATATTTACACGGATTGTTTGGTGCATACGGATTTAAGGAATTAGATAATCTTGAAGCATTATTAACGGGAATGAGCGGTAAGCAATTATTATCTGCCACACATATTCTAGTTAAAAATAGAGATTCATTAGTCTTGTCTGAACTAATTAAAAATGACGAAAATGATTCATCGTTTTTAATTACGGAAGAAATGGTAACAATAGAATTTCCTTTGCCTTTAAAATTTTCAACAGTAACGGAACGTTCAGATAATACGGAAAAAGTAATTTTCGTTCAAAAAAATACGTTAAAGTATCCATTAGAGATAAGGAAATGGAAAAATGGCGACTATTTTTACCCAATAGGACTAAATCGTAAAAAGAAACTATCAAAATTCTTTAAAGATGAGAAGGTCGATGTTTTAGCCAAAGAAGAAAAATGGTTGTTATGTTCTAATGAACAAATAGTCTGGGTGGTAGGCATGCGCGCGGATCATAGATTTAGGGTTGTTGATACTGAGCATGAGATATTAAAAATAGAATTTAAATGA
- a CDS encoding protein-disulfide reductase DsbD family protein, whose product MIRFFTVILFAVFLPLGLYAQTDDNPVVWEQKVNKIAETEYELVMQAKIFEGWHLYSQFTSEFGGLPIVFKYKEASEKYDLVDGTTESETFTEYSDIFEVDETFFKDNARFTQRIKVTDSTINQIEVYVEYQVCKDVCIPMDYTLLFTLDGSEAKEKIIKVDERSLALGQELRLDLKNKELLTQGKDTIAKSTNIWVIFGLGFLGGLIALLTPCVFPMIPLTVSFFTKHSQKKSKGIINALLYGFFIILIYFLLSLPFHLFDSVDSQILNSIATNVWLNLLFFVIFVFFAFSFFGYYELTLPSSWANKMDDASSKIGGVIGIFFMAVTLAIVSFSCTGPILGGLLGGTTLAEGEVAMNLTAGMTGFGVALALPFALFALFPAWLNSLPKSGGWMTTVKVVLGFLEIGLALKFLSNADLVGHWGILKREVFLGIWIVLGIAMTLYLFGLYKFPHDGPVKKLSVGRKLTAFVSLAFTIYLILGVTKITNLKLLSGFPPPEFYSIFEQESDCPLGIDCFKDFNEGLAYAQEVNKPILLDFTGWACVNCRKMEENVWSDAEVFPIIKDNYVLISLYTDDREELPEAEKFNFQFDSGRVKEINNIAQKWGTFQDVNFGSISQPFYVLLSSDLEVLNTSIQNADVTTYKNWLLEGLRNNK is encoded by the coding sequence ATGATAAGATTTTTTACCGTTATACTTTTTGCAGTTTTTTTACCCTTAGGGCTATATGCTCAAACAGATGACAATCCTGTAGTTTGGGAACAGAAAGTGAATAAAATAGCTGAAACCGAATATGAACTTGTTATGCAAGCCAAAATTTTTGAAGGATGGCATCTGTATTCTCAATTTACTTCTGAGTTTGGTGGTCTGCCAATAGTATTTAAATATAAAGAAGCATCTGAAAAATATGATTTGGTCGATGGTACAACCGAAAGCGAAACATTTACGGAGTATAGTGATATTTTTGAAGTAGATGAGACTTTTTTTAAAGACAATGCTAGATTTACACAGCGTATAAAAGTTACAGATTCTACTATAAATCAAATTGAGGTTTATGTAGAGTATCAGGTCTGTAAAGATGTTTGTATACCTATGGATTATACACTTCTTTTTACGTTAGATGGCTCTGAGGCAAAAGAAAAAATTATTAAAGTTGATGAAAGAAGTCTAGCTTTAGGTCAAGAATTACGATTAGACTTAAAAAATAAAGAACTCCTAACTCAAGGTAAAGATACTATTGCCAAGAGCACCAATATTTGGGTCATATTCGGTTTAGGGTTTCTAGGTGGGTTAATAGCTTTACTGACTCCTTGTGTATTTCCTATGATACCACTGACGGTGTCTTTTTTTACAAAGCATTCCCAGAAAAAATCTAAAGGAATTATAAACGCATTGCTTTATGGTTTCTTTATTATTCTAATTTACTTTTTATTAAGCTTACCATTTCATTTGTTCGATTCGGTGGATTCTCAAATACTCAATTCAATTGCGACCAATGTTTGGCTCAATCTTTTGTTTTTTGTCATATTTGTATTTTTTGCATTCTCCTTTTTTGGATATTATGAGCTAACATTACCAAGCTCTTGGGCAAATAAAATGGATGACGCTTCATCTAAAATAGGCGGAGTTATCGGTATCTTTTTTATGGCGGTTACCTTGGCTATTGTTTCATTCTCCTGTACAGGACCCATTTTAGGTGGCTTGTTAGGTGGTACTACATTAGCGGAAGGTGAAGTTGCAATGAACCTTACCGCAGGTATGACCGGGTTTGGTGTAGCCTTGGCATTGCCCTTTGCTTTATTTGCTTTGTTTCCCGCATGGTTAAATTCTTTGCCAAAATCCGGCGGATGGATGACTACCGTTAAAGTGGTTTTAGGGTTCTTGGAAATTGGTTTAGCCCTAAAATTCTTATCTAATGCAGATTTAGTCGGACATTGGGGAATATTGAAAAGAGAAGTATTTTTAGGTATTTGGATTGTTTTAGGAATAGCAATGACGCTTTACCTTTTTGGTCTATATAAGTTCCCACATGATGGTCCTGTTAAAAAATTATCGGTTGGTAGAAAATTGACTGCATTCGTAAGTTTGGCTTTTACTATTTATTTGATTTTGGGAGTAACAAAAATTACAAACCTTAAATTGTTAAGTGGATTTCCGCCACCAGAATTTTATAGCATTTTTGAACAAGAAAGCGATTGTCCTTTGGGGATAGACTGTTTTAAAGATTTTAATGAAGGTTTAGCCTATGCACAAGAGGTTAACAAGCCAATTCTACTAGATTTTACAGGTTGGGCTTGTGTTAACTGTAGAAAAATGGAAGAGAATGTCTGGAGCGATGCTGAAGTGTTTCCTATCATAAAAGATAATTACGTTCTTATTTCTTTGTATACTGATGATAGGGAAGAACTTCCTGAGGCCGAGAAATTCAATTTTCAATTTGATAGTGGCCGCGTAAAAGAGATAAATAACATAGCCCAAAAATGGGGAACTTTTCAAGATGTGAACTTTGGTTCTATTTCTCAGCCATTTTACGTATTGCTTTCTTCAGATTTAGAAGTTTTGAATACATCGATCCAAAATGCAGATGTAACTACTTATAAAAACTGGCTATTAGAAGGACTTCGAAACAATAAATAA